A genomic window from Brevibacillus agri includes:
- a CDS encoding ABC transporter permease yields the protein MKKRYLVVALILLSMVSLFIGVKDISPLELFNLSDDKVQVMWISRIPRLISIIIAGISMSVVGLIMQQLTRNKFVSPTTAGTEDSVRFGILVSLLVFVDASVWVKLLVAFVFALLGTFIFMKILDRVKYKDSIFIPLVGLMFGNIVGSITTFFAYKHDLIQNMSSWLHGDFSSIMRGNYELLYISIPLVVIAYLFANKFTIAGMGEEFAINLGLNYKQVVNIGLAIVAMVSSVVILTVGTIPFLGLIIPNIVTLYLGDNLKKSLAHTALLGAVFVLCCDILGRLIIFPYEISIGLMVGVVGSGIFVYLLMRRKAYER from the coding sequence ATGAAAAAAAGATATTTGGTTGTGGCCCTGATTCTGCTATCAATGGTATCCCTGTTTATCGGCGTGAAGGACATTTCGCCCCTGGAGCTGTTCAATCTCAGCGACGACAAGGTTCAGGTGATGTGGATCAGCCGGATTCCCCGCCTGATTAGCATCATCATCGCCGGTATCAGCATGAGTGTGGTCGGCCTCATCATGCAGCAACTGACCCGCAATAAATTCGTCTCGCCTACGACGGCGGGGACCGAAGATTCTGTCCGCTTCGGGATTCTCGTCTCCTTGCTTGTGTTTGTCGACGCCTCTGTATGGGTGAAGCTGCTCGTGGCATTCGTTTTCGCTCTGCTCGGAACGTTTATCTTCATGAAAATTCTCGACAGAGTGAAGTACAAAGACTCGATCTTCATTCCGCTGGTCGGGCTAATGTTCGGGAATATCGTCGGGTCGATCACGACGTTTTTCGCCTACAAGCACGACCTGATCCAGAACATGTCGTCCTGGTTGCACGGCGATTTTTCCTCCATCATGAGGGGCAACTACGAGCTTCTATACATAAGCATTCCGCTGGTCGTCATTGCGTACCTGTTTGCCAACAAGTTTACGATCGCAGGGATGGGCGAGGAATTTGCCATCAACCTCGGGCTGAATTACAAGCAGGTCGTCAATATCGGGCTGGCGATTGTCGCGATGGTTTCGTCCGTCGTCATCCTCACAGTGGGAACGATCCCGTTTTTAGGGCTTATTATTCCTAATATTGTGACGCTTTATCTCGGTGACAACCTGAAAAAAAGCTTGGCCCATACCGCCTTGCTGGGCGCGGTGTTCGTCCTCTGCTGCGATATTTTGGGACGCCTCATCATCTTCCCGTACGAAATTTCGATCGGTTTGATGGTCGGGGTAGTGGGCAGCGGTATATTCGTGTACTTACTCATGAGAAGAAAGGCATATGAACGATGA
- a CDS encoding iron chelate uptake ABC transporter family permease subunit, protein MKAKIGGMAIVAVALIAVFMLIDAGGNWDYVLPRRAKKILAIILTGCIIAFSTMVFQTITNNRILTPSIIGLDSLYMFIQTFVIFVFGSTHMTIMNKNVNFLISTGLMVLFAGVLYKFLFKREGQNIYFLLLIGLIFGTLFGSLSTFMQVLIDPNEFQIVQDKMFASFNNVNTDLLILSFVLVIAIGIYFWRYTKYLDVLSLGRDQAINLGIPYDFVVKRFLIVIAILVSIATALVGPITFLGLLVANLAHQFMKTYQHKYLLAGSALISVVALVGGLLVVERVFTFSTTLSVIVNFIGGVYFIYLLLKENKA, encoded by the coding sequence ATGAAAGCTAAGATTGGTGGCATGGCGATAGTCGCCGTTGCTCTGATAGCCGTATTCATGCTGATTGACGCTGGAGGCAACTGGGATTACGTGCTTCCCCGGCGGGCGAAAAAAATTCTCGCCATCATCTTGACCGGGTGCATCATCGCATTCTCGACAATGGTCTTCCAGACGATTACCAACAACCGCATCTTGACGCCCAGCATCATCGGCCTTGATTCCCTTTACATGTTCATTCAGACGTTCGTCATTTTCGTGTTTGGCTCTACGCACATGACGATCATGAACAAAAATGTCAACTTTCTCATCTCGACAGGCTTGATGGTTTTGTTTGCCGGCGTGCTGTACAAATTCCTGTTTAAACGGGAAGGCCAAAACATCTACTTCCTGCTGTTGATCGGGCTGATCTTCGGCACGCTGTTCGGCAGTCTGTCGACGTTCATGCAAGTGTTGATCGACCCGAATGAATTTCAGATCGTACAGGATAAAATGTTCGCCAGCTTCAACAACGTGAACACAGACCTGCTGATTCTCAGCTTTGTGCTGGTGATCGCGATCGGGATCTACTTCTGGCGCTACACCAAATATTTGGATGTGCTGTCGCTGGGACGCGATCAGGCGATCAACCTGGGGATTCCTTACGATTTTGTCGTCAAGCGCTTCCTGATCGTGATTGCGATTCTGGTGTCGATTGCGACCGCATTGGTTGGACCGATCACCTTCCTGGGGCTTCTGGTGGCGAACCTGGCTCATCAGTTCATGAAGACGTATCAGCACAAGTATTTGCTGGCAGGCTCGGCGTTAATCAGCGTCGTGGCGCTGGTAGGCGGTCTGTTGGTCGTAGAGCGCGTGTTCACGTTCTCGACGACGCTCAGTGTGATCGTCAACTTTATCGGTGGGGTTTACTTCATCTATCTTCTGTTAAAGGAGAATAAAGCGTGA
- a CDS encoding ABC transporter ATP-binding protein, whose translation MIEVRNVSKQYGNKNVVENVSVKIAKGKITSFIGPNGAGKSTLLSMVSRLLTKDQGEVLIEGQEIGQYKSNDLAKKISILKQSNHITVRLTIRELVSFGRFPYSQGNLTKEDWKYVDEAIRYLELTDIQHKYLDQLSGGQRQRAYIAMVVAQNTEYVLLDEPLNNLDMKHSVQIMKVLRRLVDEMGKTVVIVIHDINFASCYSDYIVALKDGKVVKEGTTDEIIDPQTLKDVYDMDIHIEDIDQNKICVYFA comes from the coding sequence GTGATAGAAGTCCGTAACGTCTCAAAACAGTATGGGAACAAAAACGTCGTGGAAAACGTCTCGGTGAAGATTGCCAAGGGAAAAATCACGTCTTTTATCGGGCCGAACGGAGCCGGGAAGAGTACGCTTTTGTCCATGGTCAGCCGTTTGTTGACGAAGGACCAGGGCGAGGTATTGATTGAGGGGCAAGAGATCGGCCAGTACAAAAGCAACGACCTGGCGAAAAAGATTTCGATTCTCAAGCAGTCCAACCACATCACCGTTCGCCTGACGATCCGCGAGCTGGTCAGCTTCGGGCGCTTCCCGTACTCGCAAGGCAACCTGACCAAAGAGGACTGGAAGTATGTAGACGAAGCGATCCGTTACCTGGAGCTTACGGACATTCAGCACAAATACCTCGACCAGTTGAGCGGCGGGCAGCGGCAGCGGGCGTACATCGCCATGGTTGTCGCGCAAAACACGGAGTATGTGCTTCTCGATGAGCCGCTGAACAATTTGGACATGAAGCATTCGGTCCAGATCATGAAGGTGCTGCGCCGCCTGGTGGACGAGATGGGCAAAACCGTCGTGATCGTCATTCACGATATCAATTTTGCTTCCTGCTACTCGGACTATATCGTGGCGCTCAAGGATGGCAAGGTCGTGAAGGAAGGCACTACCGACGAGATCATCGACCCGCAAACCTTGAAGGATGTGTACGATATGGACATCCACATCGAGGACATCGACCAAAACAAAATATGCGTATATTTCGCGTAA
- a CDS encoding siderophore ABC transporter substrate-binding protein, protein MNKKILVLFMAVLLAVFTAACGSGSNSAAPSQTPEASNGAAKESEEITIKHKLGEAKLKKNPQNVVVFDYGVLDSLDKLGIEVKGVAQSSIPPYLEKFKDAKYTNIGSLKEPDFEKINAMKPDVIFISGRQQDAYEELNKIAPTIFLGVDTTKYMESFTENMKTLGTIFGKEAQVDEELAKINDSIKQLNEKATASGKNALIVLVNEGKLSAYGPGSRFGILHDVFGFAAVDKNIEVSTHGQSVSAEYVAEKDPDYLFVVDRGVISGNQGVSAAAKEAVENDLVKNTKAFKNGNIIYLDANYWYLSGGGLVSTANMADEILKDIKW, encoded by the coding sequence ATGAACAAAAAAATCCTTGTGCTGTTCATGGCCGTACTGTTGGCAGTCTTTACAGCGGCATGCGGTTCCGGCTCCAATAGTGCAGCTCCTTCCCAAACGCCAGAGGCTTCCAACGGCGCCGCGAAGGAATCCGAAGAAATCACGATCAAACATAAATTGGGCGAGGCAAAACTGAAGAAGAACCCGCAAAACGTAGTAGTCTTTGACTACGGTGTACTCGATTCCCTGGACAAACTGGGCATTGAAGTGAAAGGGGTAGCGCAATCCAGCATTCCTCCTTACCTGGAGAAGTTCAAGGACGCGAAATACACCAACATCGGCAGCCTGAAAGAGCCTGACTTTGAAAAAATCAACGCGATGAAACCGGATGTAATCTTCATCTCCGGCCGTCAGCAAGACGCTTATGAAGAACTGAACAAAATCGCCCCAACCATCTTCCTGGGTGTAGATACGACCAAGTACATGGAGTCCTTCACCGAGAACATGAAAACTCTCGGCACTATCTTCGGCAAAGAAGCGCAAGTAGACGAAGAACTGGCAAAAATCAACGACTCTATCAAGCAACTGAATGAAAAAGCGACTGCAAGCGGCAAAAACGCGCTGATCGTTCTGGTGAACGAAGGCAAGCTGAGCGCTTACGGTCCTGGTTCCCGCTTCGGCATTTTGCATGACGTATTTGGCTTTGCTGCTGTAGACAAAAACATTGAAGTTTCAACACACGGTCAAAGCGTATCGGCTGAGTACGTGGCAGAGAAAGACCCTGACTACCTGTTTGTCGTAGACCGCGGCGTAATCTCCGGAAACCAAGGCGTTTCTGCTGCAGCAAAAGAAGCGGTAGAAAACGACCTGGTGAAAAACACCAAAGCGTTCAAAAACGGCAACATCATTTACCTGGATGCCAACTACTGGTACCTGTCCGGTGGCGGACTGGTGTCTACAGCGAACATGGCTGATGAAATCCTGAAAGACATCAAGTGGTAA
- a CDS encoding ABC transporter ATP-binding protein produces MERLYTQKLDIGYGELSIVKDLNISIPSGKITALVGANGSGKSTILKTLARIMKPSGGQVFLDGKSIHQQSTKEVAKQLAILPQNPTAPDGLTVSELVTYGRFPHQKGFGSLTKEDKEIVQWAISMTGMVDFYDRPVDQLSGGQRQRAWIAMALAQGTDILFLDEPTTFLDMAHQLEVLKLLQKLNEEENRTIVMVVHDLNHATRYAQHMVAISRGTVMAEGTPAEVMTPEMLRKVFNIEADILTDPRTGVPLCLPYELSHAVENKQPASSLVQPAAQAVQEEERKLVGTR; encoded by the coding sequence GTGGAACGCTTATACACGCAAAAGCTGGACATCGGTTACGGCGAGCTTTCCATTGTCAAAGACCTGAATATCAGCATCCCTTCCGGCAAAATCACCGCGCTGGTCGGCGCAAACGGCTCGGGCAAATCGACTATCCTCAAAACATTGGCCCGGATCATGAAGCCGTCAGGCGGACAGGTGTTTCTGGACGGGAAGTCGATCCATCAGCAGTCGACCAAAGAAGTCGCCAAGCAACTGGCGATTCTTCCGCAGAACCCAACTGCTCCCGATGGATTGACCGTGTCTGAGCTTGTTACCTACGGCCGCTTCCCGCATCAAAAAGGCTTCGGCTCCCTGACCAAAGAAGATAAGGAAATCGTCCAATGGGCCATTTCCATGACGGGTATGGTCGACTTCTACGACCGTCCTGTAGACCAGCTCTCCGGCGGTCAACGCCAGCGCGCCTGGATCGCCATGGCTTTGGCGCAAGGGACCGACATTCTGTTCCTGGATGAGCCGACCACCTTCCTCGACATGGCACACCAGTTGGAAGTGCTCAAGCTGCTGCAAAAGCTGAACGAGGAAGAAAACCGCACGATCGTCATGGTCGTCCACGATTTGAACCATGCGACACGCTACGCCCAGCACATGGTGGCGATCTCTCGCGGCACCGTCATGGCAGAAGGTACTCCGGCAGAAGTCATGACTCCCGAGATGCTGCGCAAAGTATTCAACATCGAAGCGGACATTTTGACCGACCCGCGCACAGGCGTGCCGCTTTGCCTCCCTTACGAGCTGAGCCATGCCGTTGAAAACAAGCAACCTGCATCCAGCCTAGTTCAACCAGCCGCCCAAGCGGTACAAGAAGAAGAACGCAAGCTGGTCGGCACTCGTTAA
- a CDS encoding YxcD family protein — protein MEKITFSEQMLINAICLHVASKKQVQPQDVEVELMWDEDYGFSAEVYANGRKQVFVEINLIEAIRFYLETQMQRNPYSAGIELVLDDEEGIIAHITYQS, from the coding sequence ATGGAAAAGATAACATTTTCGGAGCAAATGCTCATCAACGCCATCTGCCTGCATGTGGCGAGCAAAAAGCAAGTTCAGCCGCAAGACGTAGAAGTTGAGCTGATGTGGGACGAAGACTACGGCTTTTCCGCTGAAGTTTACGCCAACGGTCGCAAGCAGGTGTTCGTCGAGATCAACCTGATCGAAGCCATCCGCTTCTATCTGGAGACGCAAATGCAACGCAACCCGTACTCTGCGGGTATCGAGCTGGTACTGGATGACGAGGAAGGCATCATCGCCCACATCACGTACCAAAGCTAG
- a CDS encoding methionine ABC transporter permease, whose amino-acid sequence MDRLTEMIPVFGQSLQETVIMVGIALFIATLIGIPLGILLVVTQGNHLFPNKFIYHALNTIINIVRSLPFIILMVAIIPFTELIVGTSIGIEGAIVPLIVYTAPYISRLMETALHDVDRGVIEAYQAMGASRRQIIFRIMLREARPGIVLCLTIATIGLIGATAMAGAVGAGGLGDLALRYGYQQWDIEVMIITVIILVVLVQLIQSLGNWAARKLKKSA is encoded by the coding sequence ATGGACCGCCTTACTGAAATGATTCCTGTCTTCGGACAGTCCTTGCAGGAAACTGTCATCATGGTGGGCATCGCGCTGTTCATTGCGACGCTCATCGGCATTCCGCTGGGGATTCTTCTCGTCGTTACCCAGGGCAACCATCTGTTTCCGAACAAATTCATCTACCACGCACTCAATACGATCATCAACATCGTGCGCTCGCTGCCTTTTATCATCCTGATGGTCGCGATCATCCCGTTCACCGAGCTGATCGTCGGTACCTCCATCGGCATCGAGGGCGCCATCGTCCCGTTGATCGTCTACACGGCTCCTTATATTTCCCGCTTGATGGAGACGGCGCTGCACGACGTGGACCGCGGCGTCATCGAGGCGTACCAGGCCATGGGAGCCTCGCGCCGACAAATTATTTTTCGCATCATGCTGCGCGAGGCAAGACCGGGCATCGTGCTCTGCCTGACGATTGCCACCATCGGCCTGATCGGCGCGACCGCGATGGCCGGAGCCGTCGGAGCGGGCGGGCTGGGCGATCTGGCGCTGCGCTACGGCTACCAGCAATGGGATATCGAGGTCATGATAATTACCGTCATCATCCTCGTCGTTTTGGTGCAACTGATCCAGTCGCTCGGCAACTGGGCGGCTCGCAAACTGAAAAAAAGCGCATAG
- a CDS encoding methionine ABC transporter ATP-binding protein, with product MIQLTDIHKTYKVGARQVEALKGVSLNVEKGQIYGVIGFSGAGKSTLLRTINLLEKPTSGSVVVNGQNLLELKEKELRQARKKIGIIFQHFNLLSSYNVFDNVAEILRMNRVPKDVIKRKVEDLLRLVGLADKANAYPSQLSGGQKQRVGIARALATDPEILLCDEATSALDPQTTESILELLLDINRKFNLTIVLITHEMQVIKKICDQVAIMENGVIIEQGTVLDIFSNPQQQTTRNFIKTIFDDEVPGEILAKIKPSGPVSKILRVAFRGDAALDPVLGTLSARFPVSTNLLYGSITSIKGTALGILLLHISGEERAIEDGIAFLRESVYRVDIVEREEGTHSWTALLK from the coding sequence ATGATACAGCTAACTGATATTCATAAAACGTACAAGGTAGGAGCCAGGCAGGTCGAAGCCTTGAAGGGCGTATCTCTGAACGTGGAAAAAGGGCAAATCTACGGCGTGATCGGCTTTAGCGGAGCGGGGAAAAGTACCCTGCTCCGCACGATCAACCTGTTGGAAAAGCCGACGAGCGGCTCCGTAGTCGTCAACGGGCAAAATCTGCTTGAGCTGAAGGAAAAAGAGCTGCGCCAGGCGCGCAAAAAGATCGGCATTATTTTTCAGCACTTCAATCTGCTTTCCTCCTACAACGTCTTTGACAACGTGGCGGAAATATTGCGGATGAACCGAGTGCCAAAGGACGTTATCAAGCGCAAGGTAGAAGACTTGCTGCGCCTCGTCGGTCTGGCGGACAAGGCAAACGCCTATCCTTCCCAACTGTCCGGCGGGCAAAAGCAACGGGTAGGCATTGCCCGGGCACTCGCCACCGATCCGGAAATTTTGCTGTGCGACGAAGCGACATCTGCTCTCGACCCGCAGACGACCGAATCGATCTTGGAGCTTTTGCTCGACATTAACCGCAAGTTCAATCTGACAATCGTGCTGATTACCCACGAAATGCAGGTTATCAAAAAAATATGCGACCAGGTCGCGATCATGGAAAACGGCGTCATCATCGAGCAAGGGACTGTGCTTGATATTTTCAGCAATCCGCAGCAGCAGACGACGCGCAATTTCATCAAGACGATTTTTGACGATGAAGTGCCGGGTGAAATTTTGGCCAAAATCAAGCCGTCCGGGCCTGTCTCGAAAATACTTCGCGTAGCTTTTCGCGGGGATGCCGCGCTCGATCCGGTGCTCGGCACGCTGTCCGCGCGTTTTCCGGTCAGCACCAACTTGCTGTACGGCTCGATTACTTCCATTAAAGGAACGGCGCTGGGCATTCTGCTGCTGCATATCTCCGGGGAGGAACGGGCGATTGAGGACGGCATTGCTTTTCTGCGCGAATCGGTTTACAGAGTGGACATCGTCGAACGAGAGGAGGGCACGCACTCATGGACCGCCTTACTGAAATGA
- a CDS encoding MetQ/NlpA family ABC transporter substrate-binding protein, which produces MKKTGLFLTSLLLAASLVTACGGKQEAAPANGGAAAEQQTKIKVGVTGGPHEEIFNKVKEVAKGQGIDVELVVFNDYVQPNQALDKGNLDMNSFQTIPFLAKFNQDHKTKIVEIGKGVTFPMGLYSTKHKKVEDIPEGGVVGIQNDPTNRARALLLYQAAGLIKLKDGVKDNATPLDIVENPKKLQFKELEAAFLARSLGNVEVASINTNFAMEAGYSPKKDAIFSETSDSPYVNIIAVREADKDNPTYKKLVDIYRSEEVKKFIDEHFEGAVLPSW; this is translated from the coding sequence ATGAAAAAGACAGGCTTATTTCTCACTTCGCTTCTGCTAGCTGCTTCTCTCGTTACGGCGTGCGGCGGCAAACAGGAAGCGGCTCCCGCAAACGGTGGAGCTGCTGCTGAACAGCAAACCAAAATCAAGGTCGGCGTGACAGGCGGCCCTCACGAAGAAATTTTCAACAAAGTAAAAGAAGTCGCCAAAGGCCAAGGAATCGACGTGGAGCTGGTTGTGTTCAACGACTATGTGCAACCGAACCAGGCTCTCGATAAAGGCAATCTCGATATGAACAGCTTCCAGACCATCCCGTTCCTGGCCAAGTTCAATCAGGACCACAAAACCAAAATCGTCGAGATCGGCAAAGGCGTAACCTTCCCGATGGGGCTCTACTCCACCAAGCATAAAAAAGTAGAGGACATCCCGGAAGGCGGCGTGGTCGGCATCCAAAACGACCCGACGAACCGCGCCCGCGCTCTGTTGCTCTACCAGGCTGCCGGACTTATCAAGCTCAAAGACGGCGTGAAAGACAACGCGACTCCGCTGGACATCGTGGAAAATCCGAAAAAACTGCAATTCAAGGAGCTGGAGGCAGCGTTTTTGGCTCGCTCGCTCGGCAACGTGGAAGTCGCTTCGATCAACACCAACTTCGCCATGGAAGCAGGCTATTCGCCGAAAAAAGACGCGATCTTCTCGGAAACGTCTGATTCTCCTTACGTCAACATCATCGCCGTCAGAGAAGCAGACAAAGACAACCCGACCTACAAAAAGCTCGTGGACATCTACCGCTCGGAAGAAGTGAAGAAGTTTATCGACGAACACTTTGAAGGAGCCGTGCTGCCGTCCTGGTAA
- a CDS encoding ABC transporter substrate-binding protein, which translates to MKKMLTGILSASMLSLVLAGCGSSDKPQEGAAGEAAKGEPQKLVISTWGFSEDFFRKEIYEPFEKEHNVKIVLEIGNNAERLNKIRQGSSDVDLIYLSDYYAQQGIDSGVFEKIDRSRIPNLNQIYDIAKAPLGEDYGPAYTIGQFGIAYNPKLVTTEIKDWKDLWSPELAGKLTLPNITSTTGPMILDSASMVAGSAEFNEDQAFAKMKEANKGVVKYYDKTSEYVNMFSQEEIAVGPIMEMYFKDIQAAVPEAVFVAPASGGYAVMNTVNIVKGSKNKQLAEDFINYQLSKEVQEKTAKAKVDSPVNTSVELTADEAKGVTYGEETVNKLRKLDMKFVNEHSKAWIDRWNREITQ; encoded by the coding sequence ATGAAAAAAATGCTGACAGGAATACTTTCTGCTTCCATGCTGTCTCTGGTGCTTGCAGGCTGCGGCAGCAGCGACAAACCGCAGGAGGGAGCAGCAGGCGAAGCTGCCAAAGGCGAGCCGCAAAAGCTGGTAATCTCTACATGGGGCTTTTCTGAAGACTTTTTCCGCAAAGAAATCTACGAACCATTTGAAAAAGAGCACAACGTGAAAATCGTGCTCGAAATCGGAAACAACGCCGAGCGTCTGAACAAAATCCGCCAAGGCAGTTCCGACGTCGATCTGATCTATCTCTCCGACTACTATGCGCAGCAAGGAATCGACAGCGGCGTATTTGAAAAAATCGACCGCAGTCGCATTCCGAACCTGAACCAGATTTACGATATCGCCAAAGCGCCGCTGGGCGAGGACTACGGTCCAGCCTACACGATCGGACAATTCGGGATTGCCTACAATCCGAAGCTGGTCACAACCGAGATCAAAGATTGGAAAGACCTGTGGAGCCCTGAGTTGGCAGGCAAGCTGACACTGCCGAACATCACGTCCACCACAGGCCCGATGATTCTCGACAGCGCTTCGATGGTAGCAGGTAGCGCAGAGTTTAACGAAGACCAGGCGTTTGCAAAAATGAAAGAAGCGAATAAAGGCGTTGTGAAGTATTACGACAAAACTTCCGAGTACGTGAACATGTTCAGCCAGGAAGAAATCGCAGTGGGTCCGATCATGGAAATGTACTTCAAAGACATCCAGGCAGCCGTGCCAGAAGCGGTATTCGTCGCTCCGGCAAGCGGTGGCTACGCCGTAATGAACACCGTCAACATCGTCAAAGGCAGCAAAAACAAGCAACTGGCCGAGGACTTCATCAACTATCAGTTGAGCAAGGAAGTTCAGGAGAAAACAGCGAAAGCAAAAGTAGACTCTCCTGTAAACACGTCTGTGGAGCTGACAGCCGATGAAGCAAAAGGCGTGACTTACGGCGAAGAGACAGTGAACAAGCTGCGCAAGCTGGACATGAAGTTCGTCAACGAGCATTCCAAGGCGTGGATTGATCGCTGGAATCGCGAAATTACCCAATAA
- a CDS encoding nucleoside hydrolase produces MEQKIILDVDTGIDDALGIILAIKSGQCELIGITTVNGNVSLGKATENTCKILDFLQVGATIPVVRGASQPLFRPLFFEHRIHGEDGLGGALRDAEVLTQPREGFAPDFICEQVLARPGQVTLVMTGPLTNLALAVRRCPELVKQVKEVIFMGGVVTEHGNVTPVAEYNMYVDPEAAKVVFHAGFPQLTLVGLDVTRRVLLTEEHIKELGDTPIGRYVKQSTSDYLDRYFERNGVRACAMHDPLAVAVALDRSLVTTKKLYVDIETKSELCDGQTVCDFQNRLKKEPNMNVCLDVDADAFFARFLGALKA; encoded by the coding sequence GTGGAGCAAAAAATCATTCTTGATGTCGATACCGGAATTGATGACGCGCTGGGAATTATTTTGGCTATCAAGAGCGGTCAATGTGAATTGATCGGAATCACTACCGTAAACGGCAACGTATCCCTTGGCAAAGCGACAGAAAATACGTGCAAAATTCTCGATTTCCTGCAAGTGGGAGCAACGATTCCTGTCGTACGCGGAGCCTCCCAGCCGCTTTTTCGTCCGTTGTTTTTCGAGCATCGCATTCATGGCGAGGACGGGCTTGGCGGGGCACTGCGGGATGCGGAGGTGCTGACGCAGCCGCGGGAAGGCTTTGCGCCTGATTTCATTTGCGAGCAAGTGCTGGCTCGTCCCGGGCAAGTCACGCTTGTCATGACAGGGCCGCTGACGAATCTGGCCTTGGCTGTCAGAAGGTGCCCCGAGCTGGTCAAGCAGGTGAAGGAAGTCATTTTTATGGGCGGGGTAGTGACCGAGCACGGAAATGTGACCCCGGTGGCGGAGTACAACATGTACGTCGATCCGGAAGCAGCCAAGGTAGTGTTTCACGCCGGATTTCCGCAATTGACATTGGTCGGGCTGGATGTCACACGACGAGTCCTGCTTACCGAAGAACATATCAAGGAACTGGGCGATACGCCCATCGGCCGCTACGTGAAGCAAAGCACGTCCGATTACCTGGACCGCTACTTTGAACGCAACGGCGTGCGCGCCTGCGCCATGCACGATCCGCTGGCTGTTGCGGTCGCGCTGGACCGTTCGCTGGTGACGACGAAGAAGCTGTATGTCGATATCGAAACGAAAAGCGAGCTTTGTGACGGGCAAACGGTTTGCGACTTTCAGAACCGCCTGAAAAAAGAACCCAACATGAACGTCTGTCTGGACGTAGATGCAGATGCGTTCTTTGCGCGTTTTCTCGGCGCATTGAAAGCCTGA
- a CDS encoding ABC transporter permease, with protein MRKKGLYLLLLPGVLFLTLFMVIPIVLTIASTFFHEGSFTLQGYMQFLTDKYFMKILLTTLQVSLVTTIACILLGFPAAYYISKLGPRKKGILLALAIFPLLTSSVVRSFSWMIILGKKGLLNSSLLSIGLIEKPLEILYTPTAMMIGLIHLFLPLIIITLVGVMENIDPDLIKAAESLGASKFTAFRQVIVPLSVPGLIIGSILVFVGSLTAYTTPALLGGKQRVISTFLYQNAITLNDWYMASVIATIMIVITFVVISFMNKLATKLNPKG; from the coding sequence ATGAGAAAAAAGGGTCTTTATTTATTGCTGCTGCCTGGTGTGCTGTTTTTGACGCTGTTCATGGTCATTCCGATCGTGCTGACGATTGCGTCCACGTTTTTCCATGAAGGAAGCTTTACCCTGCAAGGCTACATGCAGTTTTTGACGGACAAGTATTTCATGAAAATTTTGCTGACGACGCTGCAGGTCAGTCTCGTCACGACCATTGCCTGCATCCTGCTCGGCTTTCCGGCTGCGTACTACATTTCCAAGTTAGGCCCGCGCAAAAAGGGGATTTTGCTGGCATTGGCGATTTTCCCGCTGCTGACCAGCTCTGTCGTGCGCTCGTTTTCCTGGATGATTATTCTCGGCAAAAAAGGCTTGCTGAACAGCTCGCTGTTGTCGATCGGACTGATTGAAAAACCGCTGGAAATCTTGTACACCCCGACTGCGATGATGATCGGTCTGATCCATCTGTTCCTGCCGCTCATCATCATTACGCTGGTGGGCGTGATGGAAAACATCGACCCGGATTTAATCAAAGCGGCCGAAAGCCTGGGCGCGTCCAAATTTACGGCGTTCCGCCAGGTGATTGTACCGCTTAGTGTGCCAGGGCTTATCATCGGCAGCATTCTCGTGTTTGTCGGCAGCCTGACCGCCTACACTACACCTGCGCTGCTGGGCGGGAAGCAACGCGTCATCTCGACGTTTCTCTACCAGAACGCGATTACGCTAAACGACTGGTACATGGCTTCGGTCATTGCCACGATCATGATCGTCATTACGTTTGTCGTCATTTCCTTCATGAACAAGCTGGCGACGAAACTAAATCCGAAGGGGTAG